GACATCCCGACCTGGCTCGAGTCGTGGGTGATCGAACAGGTCCCACCGTCGCCGGTCACGCAGTACCCCTGGCTCAGGGTTCCCGGGCCCGAGGCGAGGGCGAAGGTTACCGTCCGTCCGGGAGCCGGGGTGAACCCGTCTCCCTGGTCGACCTCGAGCATGGCCACGAACGTGTGGGTGTCCCCCAGCTGGTTCTGGTCGACCGGCGGCGTGAGCCGGAGACGGACGTCCACCCATCGCTTCAGCGCCTCCTCGGCTTCGGCCGACGCCGCCGCCCCGCCCTCCGCGGTGGCCACGGTCCCCGACCACGACGCGGTTACGGCGGTGAGACCGGTGTCCTGGGAGACCAGGTCGAGGCTGCACGTGCCGGCGGGGTCCGTGGTGCAGGAGGTCGCGGCGAGGGAGCCCGGTCCCCCGCGCTTGGCGAACGAGATCGTCTCGCCGGCGGGGGCGTCGACGTAGCCGTTGCCGTCCCCCCGGTCCAGGCGCAGGTGCGCCGTGTACGTGTGGGCGTCCGCGACGCGGTTCACGTCCCGGGCGGGTGACAGCGTGAGGCGAGCATCCACCCATCTCTTCACGGCGGGTGCGCTCACGGCGGAGGCGGAGGCCGAGCCATGGGTCGTCGAGACGGCTCCCGTCCAGCCGGCACTCACTGTCGTCAGCCCCGGGCGGGGGGAGTCCAGGTGCACGGAGCAGCTGCCTCCCGGACCGGTCACGCAGCCCGATGCGGACAGGGCGCCCACACCCCCGAGCTTCGCGAAGGAGATCGTCTCCCCGGCCCCGGCGTCTGCCATCCCGTCACCCGTGTCGAACCGCAGCGTGGCGACGAAGGTGTGCGTGTCGCCCACCTGGTTCGCGTCCTGGCCCGGGGAGAGGAGGAGCAGCGCGTCGACCCATCTCTTCTCGGCCGGGTTCGACCGAGCGGTCGAGGGATAAGGGCCGGCGGCGGTCGTGATAGCGCCCGACCACGCCGCTCTCACCGAGCTCAGGCCGACCGTCGTGGAGGTGAGCTGGACCGTGCACTTTCCTCCGGCGCCGGTCACGCAGGACGGGGCGTGCAGGGAGCCGGGCCCGGACACGACCTCCCAACCGATCGTCTCCCCAGGCGGGGCATCCACGAACCCGGACCCCCGGTCGAGCTCCAGGTGCGCGGTGAACGTGTGGGTGTCGCCGACCTGGTTGGCGTCGAGCCCGGGGGTCAGCGTCAGCCGTGATGTCGGCGTTGCGAGCACCGTGAAGCACTCCGAGGAGTAGTTGGTGTGGGTGCGCGGTGGGTAGGGTCCGTCCGCGGGGGGGCTGTACTCGGCCCGCCAGCAGTACGTGCCCGGAGCGGCCGCGTCCGTGGCCGGGTCCGAGATCGCGGACCCGGACGAGAGCACCTTGCTCGCCCCGATCCTCGTGCCCCGGCCGTCCGGACAACCAACGCCCTCGGACACCTCCTCGGGCGAGCAGAGGTAGAAGTCGACGGACCCCTCCGGCGTCCCCATCGGCCCCCTCAACGAAGCGGTGTCGGTGACCGGCGTCGAGGCGAAGACAGGCCCAGAGGGGTGGGAGCGGGTCTCGATCCGCGCCTCCGCGTCCCAGCAGAAGGAGATGTGGCTGATCGCGTTCGACGAGCCTTCGCCAGGCGTCGTCAGGTCGGTGTCCGAGCGGACCTCGGCCGGAGGGTCGTAGCGGTACAGGTGCGAGCCGGCTGCTCCCGCCTTCACGTAGACCGCGTCGATGCCCTGGTTGGCCGTCCAGTCGAAGAGCTTCCCGTCCCGCAGGTTGCTGATCGTGACGGTCAACGGCCCGCTCGAGTAGGTCCCGGCCAGCGCGGGAGCCTCTCTCTTCAGCTCCATCCAGCCCTGGCCGGGGCCCCCGAGGTCTGAACAGGTGAGGTTGCGGCTCTCCTGGACCAGCTCCGGCGCGACGCTCGCTCCGGTGACGGAGGCCGAACCAACGAGATGCGCGGCGAAGAGGATCAGCAGCCCGGCCGCGATCGGGGCCGCCCTCCGCCGTCGGGCGGGCCCAACGGCTCCCTCGCCCGGCCCGCCTGGATCGGTCGCGTCCCCGGATGCCGTCCGTTCGATCCCCACGGTGGTCTCCTTCGCGTAGCGTCCGGCCCATCGTGGGACGCGCGCGGCGGCGCGGGAATGGGCAGAAGCACGCAGACCCCGTACGTAGCGCGGACGGGCCACCAGGCTATGGCCGGTCCGGGTGACCTCGCTCAGTGCCGCCGGGGGCGGTGAGCGGGAGGCTGCGGCGGGGACCCCTGGGGCTCGTGCCGCGTCAGTCGAACAGCTCGGACGCTTTGTCGCTGATCGTCTTGAAGTCGCGGCGCCCGGGTCGGTCCGGCAGGAGGCCGTCCGTCTTGGAGAAGCCCCACCCCACGAACCTCGCCGCGACCCGGGTGTACCGCCTACGCAACTGTCCACCGCACTCGCATGTTTCAGGGGTCTCGGCCGGGGTAAGGACCAACACCTCGAGATCCGTGGCGCATTCGACGCAGCGGTACTCGTAGGTGGGCATCGCGATCAGGCCCTCGGGTGGCCGGCCGGTACCACCGGGAGCAGGGGGTTCGCCTGGATCTCCACAGGATGTGGAGAGCCTGGGGAATAAGCACACCGGTGGAATTCCACGTGTGTCGCGCCCATCAGCTCGCCACGAACCTCTCGACGACCCGGGCGAGCTCGTCCACCTTCTCGTCGGCCTGATCCTCTGACGCCAGAGCGTCGCGGACGCAGCCTCTTATATGGTCGGACAGCAGCCTGACCCCGACCTTCTCCATACCGGAGACCACGGCCGAGATCTGGGTGAGGACGTCGACGCAGTAAGAGCCCTGCTCGACCATCCGCTGCACGCCTCGCACCTGACCCTCGATCTTGCGGAGCCGGGACAGGATCTCGTCTCGGTCCGCCGCGTAGCCGTGAACCATCGCATCACCCCGACCGGGTAGGGGTACCCAGCGTACCGTCAGTGGATCCGGGTCGCGAACATGAAGCCCGCGGCGATCATGATGAGTCCGCCGAAGAGCAGCCGGTTGTCGGCGGCGGTCCCCCGCATGTAGTTCCCGATGATGACCAGGACCCCCACGCCCCACAGTCCGAAGACGGTCGGTATCACCCAGCGCGGGGTGGACCTCTTCCGTGGCGGGGTCTGCACGGACGTTGGACGGACACGACGGCCCTTCCGCTTGCGCTTGGACTTCGACTCCGGCATCTCACCTTCCCGGGTGTGCGGACCAACCGATGATATGCGCACGCACGGCTTGTACGCTGGGACGGTCCGCTCATCCGAGCCTGGGGTCCGTCCTTGAGGATCGTCCGCTACATAGGCCTGCTCGGCCGCCTCCTGGTGGGGGCGGGGCTCGTCCTGCTCTTCTACACGACCTACCTGCTGTGGGGGACCGGCGTGGAGACCAAACGGACCCAGGCCGAGCTCTCGGAGCGCCTGCGCGCCCAGCCCGTAGTGCCCGAGCAGCAGATGGTGTCGGGGGAGATACCTCCGGCCCGCCCCGCCCAGCCCGTGGCCCTGGGCGAGCCCCTGTGGACGATCGTCATCCCGAAGATCGGCCTGCGCACCGTGGTGGTCAACGGCGTGGGGGTCGAGGAGCTCAAGAAGGGCCCGGGGCATTTCCCCGACTGCGCGGCCGTCCCCGAGGGGGTCGATTGCATCGAGGGTTCCCCGTTCCCGGGGGAGTCGGGGAACGTGGCCATCTCGGGCCACCGGACGACGTACACCGGGCCCTTCTACCGGCTGGACGAGCTCGCGCCCGGCGACGAGATCTACATCGAATCGGGCCCCGCCCGGTACCGCTACGTCATGGACCAGCAGAAGATCGTCTCGCCGCGCGAGGTGGACGTCGTGCTCGCGCACGGCCGCGACGAGCTCACGCTCACGACCTGCCACCCCCGCTTCTCGGCCGCGCAGCGGCTCATCGTCCACGCCGCCTACCTGGGGGCGGAACCGATCGCCGGGCCCCCCCAGACGGGCGCCGCCCCCGACCGGCGCGAGGCGAGGGCGGAGGTGCCAGCCCCGCCTCAGCCCATCCCCAACGACGTGTTCGTGCTGGCCGGCGTGGCGCTGCTGGCGTTCCTGGGCGCGATGTTCCTCACCGACCGCCTCCGCCGGACGGCGGCCTGGAGCACGGTCACCATCGTCGCTGCGGCCGCCCTGTGGACCGGGGTGTTCCCACAGGTCCTGCGCCTGATGCCCCCCAACTACTGAGATGAACGAGCCACGCAGCATCGTCTTCGTCCACGCCCACCCCGACGACGAGAGCCTGAGCACGGGAGGCACGATAGCCCGGTACGCCGCCGAGGGCGTCCGGGTCTGCCTCGTCACGTGCACGGACGGCGACCTCGGCGAGATCGCCGAGGTGGACGGACTCGTCCCGGAGCGGATCGAGCCCCGCCTCGGGGAGGTCCGACGGGAGGAGCTGCGGGAGGCGGCCGACGCCCTCGGGATCTCCGATGTCCGGATGCTGGGATACCGCGACTCCGGGATGGCCGGGACAGCCGGCAACGACGACCCGGCGGCATTCGTGAACCAGGACCTCGATGGGGTCGTCCGGCAGCTCGTCCAGGTGCTGCGGGAGGTCCGGCCGCAGGTGGTCGTCACCTACAACGCGTACGGGTTCTACGGGCACCCGGACCACATCCGCGCGCACCAGGCGACGGTCGCAGCGGTGGAGGCCAGCGCGGACCCGGGCTCCCTGCCCGAGGCGGGGCCGCCGCACGAGGTCCGAAGGCTCTACTACACGGCCGTCCCAAAGTCTGGGCTGCGTGAGCTGCGCGACCGGGTCCCGGGAGCCGAGGAGGTCTTCTCCGACGAGGCGATCGAGACCATCGGCGCGGAGGACCATGAGATCTCCGCCTTCGTCGACGTGCGCGCGTGGGTGCCGCAGAAGATGGCCGCTCTGCGGGCGCATCGCACCCAGATGGGGACGATCGCGCCCTTCCTCAGCATGCCGGAAGAGGTGCTCGAGTTGGTCCTCGGGGTCGAGTTCTACGAGCTCGCCGACCGGACGGGTGGGTCCCCCGTGGTGTCGGATCTGTTCGAGGGGCTGGAGACGTGACCGCCCCGGTCTTCGTCCTCGACAACTACGACTCGTTCACCTTCAACCTCGTGCAGTACCTCGGCCAGCTCGGCGCCCCCGTCGAGGTGGCCCGCAACGACGCGGTCACACCCGACCAGATCGGGGCGCTCCGGCCCGCGGCGGTCGTCATCTCGCCCGGGCCCGGCACCCCGTCGCGAGCGGGCATCTCCATCCCGCTCGTCCGCTGGTGCGCCGAGGGACGGGTCCCGCTGCTCGGCGTGTGCCTGGGGCACCAGGCCATCGGAGAGGCCTTCGGCGCCCGGATCGTGCGCGCGGAGAGCATCATGCACGGAAAGACGTCGCAGGTGCTCCATCGGGGGACGGGGGTCCTCGCCGGGCTCCCGAACCCGTTCGAGGCGACCCGCTACCACTCCCTGGTCATCGACCCCGCGTCCATGCCCGAGGAGCTGGAGATCAACGCGACGACCCCGGACGGCGTGATCATGGGCCTCGAGCACACGGACCTGCCGATCTGGGGGGTGCAGTTCCATCCGGAGTCGATCCTCACCACCGAGGGGCTCAGGATCCTCGCGGGGTTCCTCGAGCGCAGCGGGGTCGGGTCTGTTGCTGCCGCCGTAGGGACCGATAACGAAGGGACCTCCGGCTCCGACCGTCAGACCCCCTGAGATGAAGCTTCCGAGGAGACTGCTCGTCCTGCTCGCGCTCGGCCTCGTCGCCGTGCCACCCGCGTACGCCCGGGCCCAGGTCGACCTCCGCACGTCGCAGTCCGAGGTCTCCCGGGAGCCGGCCAGGCCGCGCGACGCCACCGAGGCCGCCGTGAGGGCGATGTCCGGGCTGGGGATGTACATCTGGCGGTGGGAGCAGACGGGCTCGGTGGACGAGGTGGTCCGTCGGTCCGTGGAGGCCGGGCTGAGCCACCTCGTCGTCCGGGCGTCCTCGACCGCTTCGGGGTTCTACCTCGCTCCCGTGCTCTCCGAGCTCCTGCCGAAGGCGCACGCGGCGGGGCTGCGGGTGGTCGCCTACGATCCCCCGCGTTTCGAGGACGTGGAGGCCGATGTCCGCCGGGCCCACGAGCTGATCTCCTTCCGGGCGGCCGGACACTCGATCGACGCGTTCGCCGCGGATATCGAGCCGAAGTGGGAGCTGCTGACGCCGGAGGCGACCGAGCGCTACGGGGCGCGTCTGAGGGAGGTCGCCGGGCCGGATTTCCCCCTCGTGGCCATCGTCTTCCCGTCGAACATGGTGGGAGCCCGCTTCCCGTACGCCGAGGTCGCCCGCCACTTCGACCTCATCTCCCCGATGAGCTACCACCGGGCCCGGACCACGGACGGTCCCGGCTTCGTCACCGACTCGATCCGGCAGCTCCAGCAGTACGGCCGGCCGGTGAACGTCAGCGGGCAGGCGTTCTCCTACGACACGATGTCCAACCTGTCGCTGCGCGGGCATCCGCCCCGGGACGAGTTCGAGGCGACCATCGCCGCCGCGCGGGCGGCGGGGGCGGTAGGGATGACGTTCTGGGTCTGGGAGCACGCCGAGCCGTGGGTCTTCGAGGCGACCGCGGCCGCCGACTGGCCGGGAGCGGTCCGTCCGGGCCTGGGTGTCCGGCCTCCCCCGGCCCGTCCGTTCTCCGATCCCGGATCGGCGCCGCCCGCCGCCACACCGGCCCCCGTCGCTGCGCCGCCGCCCGCGGACACCGTGCAGCCGATCGCCGCCGCGCGGAGACCGAACCCCGTGGGACGCCCGGGATCCGGCGACGGTTCGGCGCTGCGCTTCTTCGCGATCGTGGTCGCCGCGACCGGACTCGGCGTCTGGCTGCGCCGGACGGAGGCGGAGGCCTGGGCGCGGGGGGCGGCGGCCGTGCGCGGCGCCGCGGAACGGGGGTCGGCCCCCATCCTGTCCGCCTGGATCTGCCTCAGGAGCTCCCGACCTGGATCGTCACGGTCTGGCCGCGACGGACCGGGGTCCCCGCCGTCGGGTCCTGCCTGAGGACACGCCCCCGCTCGTTCGGGTCGGACGTGAACACGTTCTGGGTCCGGACGACCAGCCCCCGTCTCTGGAGCTCGTTGCGTGCGTTGGCCTCGGTCATGCCGACGACGTTGGGCATCGCGAACTCTTCCGGCCCCCGGGAGACGAAGATCTGGACGGTGCTACCGGACGGCCTCTGCTGTCCTCCGGCCGGGTCCTGGTCGAAGACGACCCCGTTGGGGACGTCCGCCCGGAAGTCGTCCACCTGCTGGGGCCGGAACCCGGCGTTGAAGAGGGCCTGCAGGGCAGCCCGCTCGTCCATCCCGACCACGTTCGGGACGGTCGCCACCTCCGGCCCGCGCGAGATGGTCAGGTCGATCGGGGTCCGTTTGCGCACCTGAGCCTCGGCGCGCGGGTTCTGGTCGATCACCGCCCCCGCCGGCACGGTCTCGTGGAAGACCTCCTCGCGCTCTCCAACCGTCAGGCCGGCCTGCTCCAGCCGCGCCCTCGCCTGGTTGAACGCGATCCCCTTCACGTCGGGCACGGCCACGAACGGGAGCCCGGACGACACCCAGTACTGGACGGCCACGCCCGTCGTCACCCGGTGTCCGGGGTCGGGTAGCTGGCGGGTGACCCTCCCCTCCTCGATCGTCTCGGACGGCTCGTTGCCCTGGAACGACGGCTCGAGGCCCGCCGCGCGCAGGACGTTCTCCGCGTCGGTCGGCGTGCGGTTCACGATCTCGGGGACCTCCGCGCCGCCGACCATCGGGCGCAGCAGGTTGATCAGCGACCACGCCCCCAGCGCGAGACCGCCGACGAGTAGGGCGAGGGCGAGCGCGACCATCCACCCGGGGCGCCTGGTCGCGGCCCGCTGGACCGGCCCCACCGTCTTGATCACCTGCGTGTCGTCTCCGGAGGGAGCCGGGAGCGCGGCGGTCACGTCCTTGCCCTCGAGGAACGCGCGGACATCCCGTCGCATCTGCGCGGCGGTGGAGTAGCGGTCCTCGGGGTTCTTCGCGAGCGCGGTGAGGATGATCGCCGAGAGGTCCGTGCTCACCGACGGGTTGTGCTCCGACGGGGGCTTCGGGTGCTCCCGGACATGCTTCATCGCGATGGTTACCGGGGAGTCGCCCTCGAACGGACGGCGCCCGGCGACCATCTCGTAAAGGACGATGCCCAGAGAGTAGAGGTCGCTGCGCCCGTCGGTGGGATGTCCCTGGGCCTGCTCGGGGGACAGGTAGTAGGCGGTGCCGAGGATCGTCCCGGTCTGGGTCATCGTGTCCCCGGAGGCCGCCCGCGCGATCCCGAAGTCGGTGACGTGGGCCTCGCCGTCCCGGCCGAGCAGGATGTTGCCCGGCTTGATGTCGCGGTGCACGAGGCCGGCGCGGTGCGCGGTCGCGAGCGCGTCCAGCACCTGGTCGGCGATCTCGCACGCCTGGTGCGAGGGGAGGGGGGAGTCGGCGGCGATCAGGTCCTTCAGCGACCGGCCCTCGACGAACTCCATGACGATGAAGTGGTAGTCGTCCTCCCGCCCCCAGTCGTAGATCTGGACGATGTTGGGGTGCTGCAGGTTGGCGGCGGCGTGAGCCTCTCGACGGAACCGCTCTACGAAGGCCTCGTCTCCCGCGTACTGGGAGTGGAGGATCTTGAGGGCCACCTGCCGGTTCAGCTGCGTGTCCCGGGCGAGGTATACGTCGGCCATCCCGCCCGTCCCCACCCGGCGGACGATCTCGTAGCGGTCGGCCAGCAGGGCCGGGATGCTCTTCATCGCGCTCTATCCTTCAACAACGGATGTGGTCGGGGTCGGGTCACGGTCATCGCTGCCCGCCGCCCGTCGCCATGTTCGGGTAGAGGCGGAAGAACTCCTCGATCACGGTCCGGGCGATCGGCGCCGCGAAGCGTCCCCCGGTGGCCGCCTCGCTCGACCCACCGCCCCGCTCCACGAGGACGGCGACCGCGATCGTCGGCTCCTCCACGGGCGCGAAGGCTATGAACCAGGCGTGCGGGAGCCGTCCACAGTTGCGGCCGAAGATGGCCTGCTCATCGGAGGAGCAGGACGGCTGCTGCGCGGTGCCGGTCTTGCCCGCCACCGGGTGGGGGGAGCCGCGGAACGCGGCCGAGGCCGTCCCGTTCGTGACGACCTGGCGCATCATCTCGGCCACCGCCCGCGCGTTCTCGGTCGAGGCCGCCTGGGCTCCCACCCCCGTCCGGATCTCCTCGACCGTCTCCCCCGTGCGCGGGTCGATGACCCGGTCGGCGAAGCGCGGCCGCGGCACGAACCCCCCGTTGGCGATCGTGGCCGCGACCATGGCCATCCCGAACGGGGACGTCTGGATCACCCACTGCCCGAAGCCCGCTCGGGCCCGGTACCCCGCGGTGGACAGGCGCTCCTCGCGGTCCGCCGTGCGCAGCGCCCGGGGGAGGCACCCCGTCCGGGTCTCCTGGATATCCGAGGCGGCCCCTCCCTCGCACCCCACGAATCCCGACCCGGCCACGCGGTCGAGCCCCATGGCCTGGGCCGTCGCGTACAGCTGGTCCTCCCCGATGTCGACCGCGATCCGCGCGAAGGCGGTGTTGCACGACACGCGCATGGCGGCGATGAGGTTCCCCCCGCACGACCCTCCTCCGAAGTTGCCGATCGGCCGGGTGTCTCCCGGCGCCGTGTAGGCCCGGCTGGCCGGGACGCTGGGAGAGGTCGCCGTCCACTCCCCGGTCTCGAGAGCCGCGGCCGCCGTCACGACCTTGAAGGACGAGCCGGGCGGGCGCCTGCCCTGCAGGGCGACGCTGAGGGTCGGCGAGTGGGGGTTGCGACACGGCACGGCCTGGCCCTGCTCGTCGCGGACCGCGTTCCCGGACCCGTCGAGCTCCACGCCGATGCCGAGCTCGCAGCGCGCCCGGGTCGCCACGGCCCGGTCGTTCGAAGCGAGGGGGTTGGGGTCGTAGGAAGGGTTGGACGCCGCCACGTAGACGGCGCCCGTGCGTGGGTTCAGCGCCACGACGCCCCCTCGGCGGCCTCCCAGGGCCTCGTTGGCCACCGACTGCAGACGCGTGTCGATGGTGGAGACGACGTTGTTGCCCTGCCGCGGACGCTCCGTGAGGAGATCGGCGAAGGAGGTAGGGGGGACCGGGTCCCCGACCAGCTGTCGGTTGTAGGCGGACTCGAGCCCGGTCTTGCCGAAGTGCAGGGACCACTGCCCGACCACATGGGGGGCCAGCCCCCCGCGCGGGTACCGACGCTCGAAGTGGCATCGCCTGGCCTCCGGAGCGGGCACGCTCTCGGCCAGGACCTGCCCGTCGAGCGACAGGATGGCCCCCCGCTCCCACCGGCACTCCTGGAAGATCCGGAAGGGGTTGCGGGCCCGGGCCTCGGGGTTCACCTCGCTCACCGGCTCGTAGGTAGCTATGTCCTCGGCCCGGAGCTCCTGGATGTAACCGGCGCGCGCCGCGATCGCCAGCATGACGAACGTCAGGAGAGCCGCGACCTGACGGATCCGTCTGTCCACTACCTCACCCCCCCGAGCGCAGCCTCGCGCTGCTCGGCCGGATGCAGCGTGGTCCCCTCCGAGTTCGAGATGGCCAGGATGATGGCCAGGATCACGAAGTTCGCGAGGAGGCTCGACCCCCCGTAGGAGACGAACGGCAGCGTGACACCGGTCAGAGGAAGGATCCTCAGCACGCCCCCGGCGATCAGCAGGGTCTGAACGGCTATGACGATCCCGAAACCGGCCGCGGCCAGCGCGTGCAGGTCGCTCCGGGAGCGGAGGGCCACGTAGAAGACCCGCGTCAGCAGGACCACGAAGGCGATGACGATCACGAGCACGCCCGCCAGCCCGAACGTGTGACCGATGGCGGCGAGGATGAAGTCGGTCCAGGCGAACGGGATGATGTTCGGCTGCGCGCTCTCCCCGACGAGTCCGACCCCCCCGATGCGTCCCTCCGCCATGGCGTACTGCCCCATGAGGATCTGATACCCGGAGACCTGGGGGTCGTGGTACGGGTTCAGCCAGGCCTGGAAACGGACGTTCACGTGCGAGAACGTCTTGAGGGCTATCCAGACGCCGGCCCCGAACATCGCCAGACCCGCCACCGGGAAGAAGAGGCGCCCGGTCGCCACCCACAGGATCGCCATGAAGGTGGCGAAGAAGAGGAGCGACGACCCGAGGTCGTTCTGCTGGACGAAGGTCAGGAGCGCCAAGGCGACGACGCCCAGCAGGGGAGCGATGTAACGGGGGTCCGGGACCGGTATGGGTCCTATCTTGCGGGACGGATAGGTGAGGAGCTCACGCCGCTCGGAGAGGTAAGCGGCGAAGAAGAGCACGAGGAGGACCTTCGCTGCCTCGCCGGGCTGGAACGAGAGCCCTCCCACGCGCAGCCACAGGCGCGCCCCGTTCACGGTGTGGCCCACCCCCGGGAGCAGGGGGGACAGCATGGCCAGGATCCCGAGCAGGGCGAGCGTGTAGCGCAGTTGCCAGGCCGCCCCGAGTCCGGCCCGGAAGATCCACAGGGTGGCCAGGAACGCGGCGGCGGCCAGCCCCAGCCAGGCCGCCTGCAGCTCTCCGAGCGACCGCCAGTCCGTGCGCCCGGACGAGATCTGAGCCTGGTCTATCGCCGCGATCTGCAGGAGGCCGATCGCGACCAGCAGGGCCGCGACAGGCAGTAGCAGGGGGTCGGCGCG
The sequence above is a segment of the Actinomycetota bacterium genome. Coding sequences within it:
- a CDS encoding FmdB family zinc ribbon protein; the encoded protein is MPTYEYRCVECATDLEVLVLTPAETPETCECGGQLRRRYTRVAARFVGWGFSKTDGLLPDRPGRRDFKTISDKASELFD
- a CDS encoding metal-sensitive transcriptional regulator produces the protein MVHGYAADRDEILSRLRKIEGQVRGVQRMVEQGSYCVDVLTQISAVVSGMEKVGVRLLSDHIRGCVRDALASEDQADEKVDELARVVERFVAS
- a CDS encoding cell division protein CrgA, which produces MPESKSKRKRKGRRVRPTSVQTPPRKRSTPRWVIPTVFGLWGVGVLVIIGNYMRGTAADNRLLFGGLIMIAAGFMFATRIH
- a CDS encoding sortase; amino-acid sequence: MRIVRYIGLLGRLLVGAGLVLLFYTTYLLWGTGVETKRTQAELSERLRAQPVVPEQQMVSGEIPPARPAQPVALGEPLWTIVIPKIGLRTVVVNGVGVEELKKGPGHFPDCAAVPEGVDCIEGSPFPGESGNVAISGHRTTYTGPFYRLDELAPGDEIYIESGPARYRYVMDQQKIVSPREVDVVLAHGRDELTLTTCHPRFSAAQRLIVHAAYLGAEPIAGPPQTGAAPDRREARAEVPAPPQPIPNDVFVLAGVALLAFLGAMFLTDRLRRTAAWSTVTIVAAAALWTGVFPQVLRLMPPNY
- the mshB gene encoding N-acetyl-1-D-myo-inositol-2-amino-2-deoxy-alpha-D-glucopyranoside deacetylase, with amino-acid sequence MNEPRSIVFVHAHPDDESLSTGGTIARYAAEGVRVCLVTCTDGDLGEIAEVDGLVPERIEPRLGEVRREELREAADALGISDVRMLGYRDSGMAGTAGNDDPAAFVNQDLDGVVRQLVQVLREVRPQVVVTYNAYGFYGHPDHIRAHQATVAAVEASADPGSLPEAGPPHEVRRLYYTAVPKSGLRELRDRVPGAEEVFSDEAIETIGAEDHEISAFVDVRAWVPQKMAALRAHRTQMGTIAPFLSMPEEVLELVLGVEFYELADRTGGSPVVSDLFEGLET
- a CDS encoding aminodeoxychorismate/anthranilate synthase component II, translating into MTAPVFVLDNYDSFTFNLVQYLGQLGAPVEVARNDAVTPDQIGALRPAAVVISPGPGTPSRAGISIPLVRWCAEGRVPLLGVCLGHQAIGEAFGARIVRAESIMHGKTSQVLHRGTGVLAGLPNPFEATRYHSLVIDPASMPEELEINATTPDGVIMGLEHTDLPIWGVQFHPESILTTEGLRILAGFLERSGVGSVAAAVGTDNEGTSGSDRQTP
- the pknB gene encoding Stk1 family PASTA domain-containing Ser/Thr kinase encodes the protein MKSIPALLADRYEIVRRVGTGGMADVYLARDTQLNRQVALKILHSQYAGDEAFVERFRREAHAAANLQHPNIVQIYDWGREDDYHFIVMEFVEGRSLKDLIAADSPLPSHQACEIADQVLDALATAHRAGLVHRDIKPGNILLGRDGEAHVTDFGIARAASGDTMTQTGTILGTAYYLSPEQAQGHPTDGRSDLYSLGIVLYEMVAGRRPFEGDSPVTIAMKHVREHPKPPSEHNPSVSTDLSAIILTALAKNPEDRYSTAAQMRRDVRAFLEGKDVTAALPAPSGDDTQVIKTVGPVQRAATRRPGWMVALALALLVGGLALGAWSLINLLRPMVGGAEVPEIVNRTPTDAENVLRAAGLEPSFQGNEPSETIEEGRVTRQLPDPGHRVTTGVAVQYWVSSGLPFVAVPDVKGIAFNQARARLEQAGLTVGEREEVFHETVPAGAVIDQNPRAEAQVRKRTPIDLTISRGPEVATVPNVVGMDERAALQALFNAGFRPQQVDDFRADVPNGVVFDQDPAGGQQRPSGSTVQIFVSRGPEEFAMPNVVGMTEANARNELQRRGLVVRTQNVFTSDPNERGRVLRQDPTAGTPVRRGQTVTIQVGSS
- a CDS encoding penicillin-binding transpeptidase domain-containing protein, which gives rise to MDRRIRQVAALLTFVMLAIAARAGYIQELRAEDIATYEPVSEVNPEARARNPFRIFQECRWERGAILSLDGQVLAESVPAPEARRCHFERRYPRGGLAPHVVGQWSLHFGKTGLESAYNRQLVGDPVPPTSFADLLTERPRQGNNVVSTIDTRLQSVANEALGGRRGGVVALNPRTGAVYVAASNPSYDPNPLASNDRAVATRARCELGIGVELDGSGNAVRDEQGQAVPCRNPHSPTLSVALQGRRPPGSSFKVVTAAAALETGEWTATSPSVPASRAYTAPGDTRPIGNFGGGSCGGNLIAAMRVSCNTAFARIAVDIGEDQLYATAQAMGLDRVAGSGFVGCEGGAASDIQETRTGCLPRALRTADREERLSTAGYRARAGFGQWVIQTSPFGMAMVAATIANGGFVPRPRFADRVIDPRTGETVEEIRTGVGAQAASTENARAVAEMMRQVVTNGTASAAFRGSPHPVAGKTGTAQQPSCSSDEQAIFGRNCGRLPHAWFIAFAPVEEPTIAVAVLVERGGGSSEAATGGRFAAPIARTVIEEFFRLYPNMATGGGQR
- a CDS encoding FtsW/RodA/SpoVE family cell cycle protein — encoded protein: DTAPARPVKHPRLRELVLLAGVSVIYAMGFVQLGRPALIGFVSFAGIFAVLHVGMRFLAPRADPLLLPVAALLVAIGLLQIAAIDQAQISSGRTDWRSLGELQAAWLGLAAAAFLATLWIFRAGLGAAWQLRYTLALLGILAMLSPLLPGVGHTVNGARLWLRVGGLSFQPGEAAKVLLVLFFAAYLSERRELLTYPSRKIGPIPVPDPRYIAPLLGVVALALLTFVQQNDLGSSLLFFATFMAILWVATGRLFFPVAGLAMFGAGVWIALKTFSHVNVRFQAWLNPYHDPQVSGYQILMGQYAMAEGRIGGVGLVGESAQPNIIPFAWTDFILAAIGHTFGLAGVLVIVIAFVVLLTRVFYVALRSRSDLHALAAAGFGIVIAVQTLLIAGGVLRILPLTGVTLPFVSYGGSSLLANFVILAIILAISNSEGTTLHPAEQREAALGGVR